Part of the Impatiens glandulifera chromosome 8, dImpGla2.1, whole genome shotgun sequence genome is shown below.
caaatatatatatatatatatatatatatatatatatatatatatatatatatatatatatatatatatatatatatatatatatatactcaaaacTTTATATGAGaagaaaataagatatttttcaattcaaattagTTGGATACAGTTATTAGGGCAACTATAGGTGATGCCAAGTATGTAATCTAATAGGGCCActctttatatttgattaattcacatttgtaaattaatttaaaataatttattaaacaaaatcacaatcataataaaattttaaacttattattaaataatattaagaaactatatttataaaattttcatatatctcaaataaataaataaataaataaaaacttaaattgaAAAGAAGATTATTATAACTTctaacattataattattaaaaaatcataatcagaTTATTTGTACAATTATTAGGGCCAAGGTGTCTAACTAAGTGATTGCAATGGCCACCCAACCTCATTTGACACAATTTttgtaatttctttttaatttctcaaatgTGAAAATGGTAAACTATAAActtgaaaacaaaattataaaagtgttgacaccaattttttttttaaaattttgatatcgATTAATACTAGATTGTATTGTTAGTAATATCGATTAGACACTAAATTAGGGCGGCAGATAAGTCAAGTTTCTCGTGAACCGCTCGGTCAAAAACTCGACTTGAGTTTGACTTTAAccaagttcgagtcgagctcaaatCGACTCGTTTAATTAATACTCGAGTCAAACTCGAACTCATATAAAATCGAGCATTTTCGagcttaataataaaaaatatatttctattttaatattaaaacgttttTGAGTCGAgctacaaattaaaatttaaaaaaaatattttatcctcataaaaaataaaaaatttaattttagttcaaatttcaaattgaaCCGAGCTTGTAAAtaatagtcgagtcgagctcgaattcaaatttataaactcgttcgagtcgaactaaaaaatacataatcaagtcgagttcgagcttaaGTTGGCTTGAACTCGATTCGACTCGTTTACAACCATACACtaaatattacataatttaaGCACAACGACAAAACTTTACCGAATTCGTAAATTCTCgagaaaaaattattcttcgatatgatctttatttaataaatttattagttaaacaatattttcaaactattttaacttttttctaaaaattcaataacagaacataaaatataactaaaaacaattaattaaatttagttacgAAATGTATGGGCAATGCAATAGATCATCCATGCACGGCACCGCTTTCTACGCAAAAGAGTAGATTTACAATTATACCCTGACTAAACGAAGAAGAAAAGGATCTCGTACGGCCATCTGCAAAGCCATCCAATCAAAATGCTCTATTTCCAACTCCCGCTCCATAGAAATTTACTCTTTTACCCTTAACCCATTTCAGCTTCCTTCCTACTGTCAGTACTGGACTTTACTTTTTACTCAGAAAGAAAAAGAGTGAAAAATACTGTGTGTATTTTCACTATTTAGTGTGTGTGTTCTTCTTCTGGCGCCAACTTTTTACGTAGGGTTTCACTTTTTGATCTTCAATCTGGCCTCTAGGGTTTCATGTTTCAATCAACAATGTCGAATACCGATTCTTCAAGAAGGAAATCGACTCGGTTAACTCGTCCTGCTTACATTCCTCCTCATCTCCGTGACCAGGTAAACTACAATGCCAATGTCAATCCATACGGACTCGATCTCAATCCAAACTCCAcatttcatcatcaagaatCGGTCACAGAACAGCATTATCCGCGAAACGGATCCGTTCAGGTAGGATCTATCAACGGAGGAGGCGGTTACCGCGGTAGAGGACGTGGCCGTGGTCGTGAAGGAGGCAGAGGTAGATCGCAGATTCATCATCAACCGCGAGTTTATCAAGAAGAACCTAACTATTCTCTCTATTCTCTCAATAAGAAAGTATTAGAGAAATGTGACGATCTTCCGGTGTTTGAAGAGTCGTCGTCTGGTGATGTTGATGTTGCTATAAACTTCGATGCGTATGAAGACGTTCCGGTGGAGACAAGTGGCGCAGATGTTCCTCCGCCGGTGAATTCGTTTGATGAAATTGATTTAGAAGAATCTAtttatgaaaacatcaggagaTGTAAATATGTTAAACCGACGCCGATTCAGAGGAACTCGATTCCGATTGTAATGGCTGGTAGAGATTTAATGGCTTGTGCTCAGACTGGATCGGGGAAGACGGCCGCGTTTTGTCTTCCTATTATAAGTGGAATTCTTAAAAGCCGATCGTCGTCGTCGCCTAGGAGAGGCGAAGTCGCGTTTCCACTTGCTCTTATACTAACACCAACCAGAGAGTTAGCTTGTCAGGTTGAGTTGTATCCATTTTCAATCGATTAAtttcttcattattattatgCTTAAAACGAATTATCTTCATTCGCAGATACAAGTCGAGGCGATGAAGTTCTGTTCTCATACTGGTGTTAAGGTTGCTATTGCTTACGGTGGCGCACCGATTTTCAAGCAGGTAATGCAGTATGAAATGATTGAAATGCTTGATTAATGTGAAATGAAATTATGATGTTTGATACTATATGGATATGTAATGCAGTTACATAATCTACAAAAGGGTGTTGATATTCTAGTAGCTACTCCAGGGAGATTAGTTGATATGATTGATAGGGAAAGAGTTTCTCTAGCTATGATTAAGTATTTGGCTCTTGATGAAGCGGATCGAATGTTGGATATGGGTTTTGAGCAGCAGATACGAAGGATTATTCAAGAGAGTGAGATGCCTCAGCCTGGTTCGAGGCAGACTTTGCTTTTCAGCGCAACATTTCCAACCGAGATTCAAGtatgttgtttatttcttttgtctgAAGTCTGAACAGAAGAGATGATTGATTGTTATATTTTGTTGCAGAAATTAGCTTCAGATTTCCTTTCAAACTACATATTTCTATCGGTGGGGAAAGTCGGGTCCAGCGCTGAGCTTATTGATCAGAGAGTCGAATTGGTTCAGGATGAAGAGAAAAGACAGTGTTTGTTGGGTCTTCTTAAGGGTCAAGATGTATATGGAAACTACAACAAGGTATAACCATTTGGTTTCTTTTAAAGGTCAAGATGTATGTATAGTAATCTTTGTTTTTGAATGGTGCAGTGTGCTTTGACATTAATCTTTGTCGAGACGAAAAAGGGTGCAGATGCATTAGAGAGCTGGCTAACAAGGAAAGGTTTCCCAGCCTCTTCCATTCACGGGGACAAAATTCAAATGGTACAACACAATCTTTCATTCtttgtgtcttttcatttccGATTTGATTGGATTTGACTGGATTTGATTTGAAGGAGAGGGAACGAGCGCTGAAATCATTCAGAAACGGCGTGACCCCAGTTCTGGTGGCAACAGACGTAGCTGCAAGAGGTCTCGACGTTCCAAACGTGGCACATGTCATCAATTTCGATTTGCCAAAGTCAATTGACGATTACGTGCACAGGATAGGAAGAACGGGAAGAGCTGGAAAATCTGGAATAGCAACAGCGTTTTTCAGCAAGAAAAACATAGGGCTTGCTCCTGCACTGGCAGAACTCATAAAGGAATCGAAACAAGAAGTTCCACAGTGGCTCACTAACTACGCAGCCGACACTTCTATTTACAGCAGCAGCGGAAATTATCATAATCAAAACAGGGGATTTGCTCGTTATGGCTCTAACTATTATTCTGATGATCAAGTTCCCAACTACCCTCCTAATAACAATGTTTCTTCTGATGCATCCAGCTCTATGCCTAATTATCAGTACCCAGAAACTGATGGTGGAGATTATTCAACAACTCCTTCTTCGTGTTCCCGCGAACATTACGGTTTTGATCACGGATCAATTGTTGCTACTGGATGGGACTGACTTGACTGACTTACtggatgaatatatatatatagtgaagcataacatatatatatgatctaTGGACGGAGTTTTTGATTATGCTATTTgaatttagtattattattattgttataagcCATGAATGACAGTTCAAATACAATTAGAAGGAAAGGGCTAACAATGTAGTTGATTTGGTTGCTTACTTCTTATCATATATATGTCTTATTTCTGCAATATGAGAAACAAACGATGTTGGGAAAGTACATACAGGGGGAGAAAACGCAGACTCGAGAGATGATCGCCCGCACGAATCAAACGTGGTATGTTTGAACTTAAGTTTTCAACCTTTGAGAtgtctttaaattttttatttcagtttttgTCTATATTTGATGCAACCACTAGATAGGTACACCCTTGTCCTTATCTtattacctttttttttataacataagaTTCTTTAcatgaaattttcatttatacTAGGGTTTATAACTTTacataaaacttataaaaaaattattttaccccATTTGGTTTTTTATTGTTCAACCATCTTTATCTTCATTTTGGAGTATTCCAGCAGAGAAAAGGTTAATTGTTTTGGAAACCCCCCTTAAAGTGGGGAGCATCTTGAATGAATTCATCATATTGTGGTCCTTGCACACAAAAAAGAAGATGTGGTCCAATCAAAAGCCCATATGCATTTGATGtctatttttacttttatgcTTCCTAATTATGTTAAATGTTATTgaatctaaatttttataattttaattggtGTCACAAACTAGATAATTTAATCTTTGCCCATTTTGTAAAGATTCTCCAACATGGTTGAGTTATTCACTAATGgaagttttatttaaaacactctagttttacttttatttatttattttgataacatTTAGTTATGTTTTTCTTTCGGAGTGCAACTAATCCATATGGGTTAAGTATATAACTCGTAAACACATTAAACCAATTTAATTGGACGAACAAAATTTGCCATTTAACGAGTTCGAACCAAAAATTATAGGGAGACTATGAATATTCAAGAAGAGGGCGGGTTAAGAATATCCCAGAAGGAGAAACGTTGTTagtttcttatataaaaatatattatgtattacttttaaaatactaaaaaataatcattcatTTTAACTAAAACATTtgattgaaattagaattaatcACTCATAATATTGCATAAAAACACTGTTTTCAAGTCATAActtgatttaattataaaaataaatttctttaaattagtataaatatattgaaacaaagttttgtattaaattaaattttgagataaaatactaattataaaaaatgaggagtaagtaaaataacataatttaaatttgaaggtagaataaaataatttgattaaagtaaaatttttaGGGTTTCTGTAATGAAGCGATTTGAAAAGCGGCGTcctttcaataatatatataaatcaaggACTATTCAGGCTTTCTTTCTCcatccatcttcttcttcttcttcgcaaAACCCTAGTTTCAGCCGTCTCAGCTTGTTCCTCCAAAACTACAAACAATGGTAAGTTATCTCTCTGTTCTCTATTATTTCATTCTAGATTATCTTTATCTGATTCATTTATGCTTTGTATCTTCAGACTGGCGAAGCTATCAACCCTAAAGCTTATCCTTTGGCCGATGCCCAGTTGACTATAACTATAATGGACCTTGTTCAACAGGCTGCTAACTATAAGCAGCTCAAGAAAGGAGCAAATGAAGGTGGGTTTTGACATCTTTGTTTCTTTCCTTCGTTTATTTGGTTACCCTTTATCTGATAAATTTCGTGTTTTGAATCTCAGCAACAAAGACCCTTAACAGAGGTATTTCAGAGTTTGTTGTGATGGCTGCTGATACTGAGCCACTTGagattcttcttcatcttcctcttctttcAGAAGATAAGGTATGACCTAATTCATACAAACCCTGAAATGAAATCATTGTATGTTCATTAAGTATTCATTTCTAGATgtagttttgataatttgataTCTGATAGGACCTAGATCTTCGTTTTTTGTTCCACTCATGTTGAGTTAAGATCTACTGTTACTATGATTTCAGAAGAATGGTTGATTGTAAATCTTATTTGAAAGCCAAAAGGGTAGCAAATATAGTTTTAGAAACTCAATTTTGATGAACTTGCAGAATGTTCCATACGTGTTTGTTCCTTCAAAGCAAGCTTTGGGCCGAGCCTGTGGAGTGACTAGACCTGTAATTGCATGTTCTGTAACTAGCAATGAAGGAAGTCAACTTAAGCCTCAAATTCAACAGCTTAAGGTAACATCTTACCTTTCAAGTTTCCTTAGCTGAAAATTTGATTCTGGGTACTAATTAAGTATCATTTTTGGTTATGCAGGATGCAATTGAGAAACTTTTGATATGAAGAATTGAATATTATAGCATTTTCGGTATGATGGGCCTCTTTCAACAATCTCTGTTAAACATATCTTCATATAGAGGCTTGGACTGAGCAGAGGATGTTGTGATAATGTCTACTTATACTAAGAATGttaattgtcttttttttaagCTTATTAATGCAGACAATGCTTGTTATGTTTTGTTCCTAATGACATCTGTGGTGGAATCACTACTTATTTACATCAATTGAGTTTATTATCATATACTTTTgtcttttcttttcttacttTAGTTGAGTTCATCATTCATTCATGTCTTTTATGATTTAGATACAACCTggatttaaaacaaaatcttttatgtttaataaaactAAGATGACTTCTAACTGGGGCCAAGATTAATGATGGCTGGAAGACTTTGATGTAGGTTTGGCACAGATTGttttttgtgttgaatttttGCACAACTAGTATAATAaagtatgttatttttttcaattatgttGAAGTAAACCCAATAAGCAATTAATCTGATTATATAACTTTAGGCTGTTTTTCTTGGACCATATTGATTTGTCATTTAATACTTGTTTGGTTGTTAAAGTAAACCCAATTCataattgatttgattattattagTCTATTTTACTTGGTCCttatttgattgttttgaaGAATAGACAAGTTCTATGTTACTTTACTTTGCAACCTGCCTCATTTGACACTTTCTCTTGTAAATTTGGTATAAATTTATGAGTCAAATTATGTAATGAAGCAATTATCAAATCAATTGCTTGTATTTGAACAGTAAAAAGTGGGTCCCAAATTCCGCCATTATTAGTTGATTATTTGAACATGAAAGCAGAATATCCGCACCAAATTGacatatttttctataatatccaatgaagaagaagaaaccatTAGAAAACTACAACTAAACCACTCTTATTAGCTGTCAATCTGGACTTCTTCTTGAGTCCAGCCAATTTGGTTGAACTCTTTTTTGTCTCCAACCCATATGTCAAGCTTTTgcacaaattcaaataaatctagGATTAGTTTGATTCATAGTGTTCCTTAATCTAGTAGAGAATAACCCAAATGAAATCATAAGAACCCAGATAGCCATCTTGTTGTTCAAATCATCAATGATGGATGTTAACTAAGCAAAACACAGTATGATCTATTAGTGTAAAGTTGTTTCCTTTAAGACAAAAAAAGCTATTAAAGGAGCTTGGATGGAGAATAAATACTCTCATTAGTAGAAGAAAGTGGTACAACCTGTAATCTTCTTTTCAATAAGAAAGACCAAAGAACAAAGAACAAAGAGCAAAGATACTGTCTAAATCGATTTCTCCAGTAAAATGCAATTCAGTAGTAGCAATAGTAGTAGTAGTAAGAAGTAACATAAACAagaaaagacaaaatatataacttagaAAAGATACTcctccttcttcatcttcttccttccACAAGTATGAATAAAATTTACTAGAACCAGAACATTGATCATCATCCTAGTGTGAATCAGTCATGTGACTCATTCTTCTTCCCACCATTGTTATCACCATCTCTTtcttccaacaatctcccactttcCTCATCAGGCTGAACCGCCTTCTTCTGTGCATCCTTAGCCTTAAGTGCCTGCAACTTTATATGATTATAGTACGCAACACCAAGAAACGCAACTCCATATCCAATCAAATTCACCGGAGTAACTGTATCCTTGATCACCGACCACGAGAAGGCAATCAACAGCCAATCCTTAACAACCCCAGCAACATTCATCGTCAAAGCAGAAGTCTTACCCACCAAGAGAAACACAGCAAGATTCAAAGCAAATGCACATAGAGAATTGGTTCCAAAAATCAAGTAATCAAATTGGAAACTTGACGTCGCTTTCAGCTTAGGTAACTCAACTATGATCCAAGGAATTGATAGAAACACCAAACAACATGGTGCAACGTAATAAAGAGAAGTAATTGGATTCAAAGATATACCCTTTGATGTAAGCAAGATCTGGATCATAACCAATCTAGTAGCTTCAAATGCAACAGCTCCAAGCTGTAAAAACACACCCCACGAATCAAACCTAGCTTCACCGTAAGCAGCAATCGCTACACCAATCGAGATCGAGAGCATATTCGCCATCGTGTTAGACTTGAACCCTTCTTTTTTCAAAAGCACGCTGATTGAGTAAACAGCGACAGGCATAAGTGCCTTAAGCATCTGGATGAAAGAGACGGATAAGTAAATATAAGCTGAATTTGAGAACCAGAGACTTAGAGAATAAAGCGCGCCGATTGGAACGACAGATCTTATGTAGAGGTCTCGTGACATTGAAACAGGTTCGACCATCTTGAAGACACGAACGAGAAGATAAGCGATTGAAGAACAGAATGACATGTGAATCATGGTTAGGGAGATGGGGAATGGCCAATTGAACATCTTGCGATCGAGGATGTACTTATTGTAGACGATGACCGTGAAGCTGAGGAAGATCCAAATAGCGACATATGTGTAGGAAAGGACGATCTTTTTCAACACACCTTCGCTGAGTGCTCCTCCCTTGCCCATTGTCACCGGACGGTGAAGACGAAGGAGATGAAGAAACCCTAGATCTAGTCCCaatcaaaattcaaactttGTATAATGTATATGAAACAAGAGTGGACTTTGTTTGTGAAGACTTTTCAATTGTTGGGTATAGAGAGAGATACAGATAGATAtagaaagagaagatgaagagctctgtttctctctctctagctAGAAGtagaagacgaagaagaagaagaaacagagtAATGTGAACGGTGT
Proteins encoded:
- the LOC124911956 gene encoding NHP2-like protein 1, with the translated sequence MTGEAINPKAYPLADAQLTITIMDLVQQAANYKQLKKGANEATKTLNRGISEFVVMAADTEPLEILLHLPLLSEDKNVPYVFVPSKQALGRACGVTRPVIACSVTSNEGSQLKPQIQQLKDAIEKLLI
- the LOC124911991 gene encoding DEAD-box ATP-dependent RNA helicase 52B-like, encoding MFQSTMSNTDSSRRKSTRLTRPAYIPPHLRDQVNYNANVNPYGLDLNPNSTFHHQESVTEQHYPRNGSVQVGSINGGGGYRGRGRGRGREGGRGRSQIHHQPRVYQEEPNYSLYSLNKKVLEKCDDLPVFEESSSGDVDVAINFDAYEDVPVETSGADVPPPVNSFDEIDLEESIYENIRRCKYVKPTPIQRNSIPIVMAGRDLMACAQTGSGKTAAFCLPIISGILKSRSSSSPRRGEVAFPLALILTPTRELACQIQVEAMKFCSHTGVKVAIAYGGAPIFKQLHNLQKGVDILVATPGRLVDMIDRERVSLAMIKYLALDEADRMLDMGFEQQIRRIIQESEMPQPGSRQTLLFSATFPTEIQKLASDFLSNYIFLSVGKVGSSAELIDQRVELVQDEEKRQCLLGLLKGQDVYGNYNKCALTLIFVETKKGADALESWLTRKGFPASSIHGDKIQMERERALKSFRNGVTPVLVATDVAARGLDVPNVAHVINFDLPKSIDDYVHRIGRTGRAGKSGIATAFFSKKNIGLAPALAELIKESKQEVPQWLTNYAADTSIYSSSGNYHNQNRGFARYGSNYYSDDQVPNYPPNNNVSSDASSSMPNYQYPETDGGDYSTTPSSCSREHYGFDHGSIVATGWD
- the LOC124912100 gene encoding probable sugar phosphate/phosphate translocator At5g25400, with the translated sequence MGKGGALSEGVLKKIVLSYTYVAIWIFLSFTVIVYNKYILDRKMFNWPFPISLTMIHMSFCSSIAYLLVRVFKMVEPVSMSRDLYIRSVVPIGALYSLSLWFSNSAYIYLSVSFIQMLKALMPVAVYSISVLLKKEGFKSNTMANMLSISIGVAIAAYGEARFDSWGVFLQLGAVAFEATRLVMIQILLTSKGISLNPITSLYYVAPCCLVFLSIPWIIVELPKLKATSSFQFDYLIFGTNSLCAFALNLAVFLLVGKTSALTMNVAGVVKDWLLIAFSWSVIKDTVTPVNLIGYGVAFLGVAYYNHIKLQALKAKDAQKKAVQPDEESGRLLEERDGDNNGGKKNESHD